CGCGCCGGGAGGACGCCGCAGCCGAGGTAGAGCCGCCCGACACGACCCCGGAGCAAGGACAGGAGGAGGAATGAGCACACGCATCCTGACGCGCGCCGACGTCGAGTCGTTGCTGGAGATCGAGGGCGCCGTGCACGCGGTCGAGGGCGCCTTCGAGGCGCACGGGCTCGGCCACGCGCGCATGCCGGCCAAGGTCTACCTCGATCTGCCGGAGCACGACGGCGACTTCCGCGCGATGCCGAGCTTCATGGACGGCTCCGCGGGCGTGAAGTGGGTCAACTCGCACCCGAAGAACCCGGAGCGACACCAGCTGCCGAGCGTGATGGGCGTCTACATCCTGAGTGACCCGGCCACCGCCGCGCCGCTCGCCGTCCTCGACGCCACCTGGATCACCGCCGTGCGCACCGGCGCGGCGGCGGCCGTCGCGTCCAAGCACCTCGCGAAGCAGGGCGCGCGCACCATCGGCTTCGTGGGATGTGGGGTGCAGGCGCGCACCATGCTCGCCGCCCACCGCGTGTACTTCGACGACCTCGAGGTCCTCGGCGCCGACGTCTTCGCGGACGCGGCGCAGCGCTTCGCGACCGAGGTCGGGGGCCGCGCGGTGACGCTGCGCGAGGCGTGCGGATGCGACATCGTCTGCTGCGCGACGCCCGTCCGCACGCCGGTGGTGCAGCGCGCCTGGATCCAGCCCGGCGCGCACGTCAACGCGATGGGCGCGGACGGGCCCGGCAAGCAGGAGCTCGAGGCGGACATCCTCCTGCACGGCCGCGTGTTCATCGACGACTGGGATCAGG
This window of the Sandaracinaceae bacterium genome carries:
- a CDS encoding ornithine cyclodeaminase family protein (catalyzes the interconversion of alanine and pyruvate); the encoded protein is MSTRILTRADVESLLEIEGAVHAVEGAFEAHGLGHARMPAKVYLDLPEHDGDFRAMPSFMDGSAGVKWVNSHPKNPERHQLPSVMGVYILSDPATAAPLAVLDATWITAVRTGAAAAVASKHLAKQGARTIGFVGCGVQARTMLAAHRVYFDDLEVLGADVFADAAQRFATEVGGRAVTLREACGCDIVCCATPVRTPVVQRAWIQPGAHVNAMGADGPGKQELEADILLHGRVFIDDWDQATHSGEVNVPLHAGTLSRDDIAGTIGEVVAKKIAGRSAQDQITVFDSTGLAIQDLAVARAAYEASLEKGVGLEVALVG